The Daucus carota subsp. sativus chromosome 7, DH1 v3.0, whole genome shotgun sequence genome window below encodes:
- the LOC108196421 gene encoding uncharacterized protein LOC108196421 — protein sequence MKKVFNFSLEPWEVPRQKEDYDHSWLDKEIEQEEDERMKKILLGVKETMGSLDNETIKNRIFEERKCLVEWEQYANDLNTTKGFEVGDYPYLSRKLFGSFITRYYCPPDTTITDYELDKLTGLARSAIDQYNSTHQTVFANVTVVKAMRSFSCGHWYYLTFQANVPHSPPRIFQAKVYEEPHWVSPPLFIEFVRPAHADD from the exons ATGAAAAAGGTCTTCAATTTCAGCCTGGAGCCATGGGAGGTACCACGCCAAAAGGAAGATTATGATCATAGTTGGTTAGATAAAGAGATCGAACAAGAGGAAGATGAAAGGATGAAGAAGATCCTACTGGGAGTCAAGGAAACCATGGGAAGCCTGGATAACGAAACCATAAAAAATCGCATCTTTGAGGAAAGAAAGTGTCTTGTAGAGTGGGAGCAGTACGCCAACGACCTCAATACTACTAAG ggttttgaggtTGGCgattatccttatctgtctcgCAAGCTTTTTGGTAGCTTCATTACCAGATATTACTGCCCACCAGATACCACAATTACTGATTACGAGTTAGACAAATTGACTGGTTTAGCACGTTCTGCCATTGATCAATATAATTCCACACACCAAACAGTGTTTGCCAATGTCACTGTCGTCAAGGCAATGAGATCTTTTTCTTGTGGCCACTGGTACTATTTGACTTTCCAAGCCAATGTGCCTCATTCTCCTCCCCGGATTTTTCAAGCCAAGGTGTATGAGGAACCCCATTGGGTATCCCCGCCTTTATTTATCGAGTTTGTGAGGCCAGCCCACGCTGATGATTAA
- the LOC108196554 gene encoding uncharacterized protein LOC108196554 — MAEYICFYNKDTLIIKPPKKSPIFLRMIVLLVAMICSVFICSFCLQQINNHNKSKFVNFEVIVRPCQDDVFNHPQLPFLTYPRPKTFCRAECACNPVRLFAILSSQRSGTGWFETLLNSHINVSSNGEIFSHKERRDNFSSIVKTLDRVYNLDWFTSASKNQCSAAIGFKWMLNQGLLENHKEIVEYFNSKGVSVILLFRRNTLRRMVSMLANSYDRHAKLLNGTHKSHVHSFEEADTLSRYRPTINSKTLINDLKQMESTVTKAIEYFNSTRHIILYYEDLIKNSTKLDEVQKFLGLPRMNLTSHQVKIHRGPLWEHIENWDDVNKTLGGTTYESFLSIDY; from the exons ATGGCTGAATACATCTGTTTCTACAACAAG GATACACTTATCATTAAGCCTCCCAAAAAGTCTCCGATATTCTTAAGGATGATAGTCTTGCTTGTGGCGATGATTTGCAGTGTTTTCATCTGCTCGTTCTGTCTTCAACAGATAAACAACCACAACAAatctaaatttgtaaattttgaaGTCATTGTGAGGCCTTGTCAAGATGATGTGTTCAATCACCCTCAACTTCCCTTCTTGACTTACCCAAGACCCAAAACCTTTTGCAG GGCGGAGTGTGCTTGTAATCCTGTACGGTTATTTGCGATTCTATCATCACAGAGATCTGGAACTGGATGGTTTGAGACACTTCTAAATAGTCATATTAATGTAAGTTCCAATGGAGAAATATTCTCCCATAAAGAAAGAAGGGATAATTTTTCTTCTATTGTGAAAACTCTGGACAGAGTCTACAATTTGGACTGGTTTACCAGTGCTTCCAAGAATCAGTGTTCAGCTGCCATTGGCTTCAAATGGATGCTAAATCAG GGCTTGTTGGAGAATCATAAAGAAATTGTTGAGTACTTCAACAGCAAGGGTGTATCGGTAATACTTCTTTTCCGAAGAAATACATTGCGTCGAATGGTCTCGATGCTCGCAAATTCATATGACAGGCATGCTAAGTTATTGAATGGCACCCACAAGTCACATGTGCATTCGTTTGAAGAg GCTGATACACTTTCAAGATACAGACCAACCATCAATTCTAAAACTTTGATTAACGATTTAAAACAAATGGAATCCACAGTTACTAAGGCGATAGAGTACTTTAACAGCACTCGGCATATTATCTTGTACTACGAGGATTTAATCAAGAACAGCACT AAACTGGACGAAGTTCAGAAGTTTCTAGGACTGCCTCGAATGAACTTGACAAGCCACCAGGTTAAGATACACAGAGGACCATTGTGGGAACACATTGAGAACTGGGATGATGTCAACAAGACGCTTGGGGGCACGACTTATGAGAGCTTTCTAAGTATCGACTATTAA